A portion of the Leptospira kanakyensis genome contains these proteins:
- a CDS encoding PAS domain-containing hybrid sensor histidine kinase/response regulator produces the protein MENLIPSEVYSSLILQYLYDAVIVTDLEFRITSWNLAAERIYGFTAEEVIGKSTLQILKTEQNDTTRESRISELQTKGIWQGEIFQYDKGSKKLKIRSAASFLKDKSGQTIGVIAINRDITDENKTQEELEDSEERFKMSFDNAGIGVCFLDLNGKFIKVNKKLESMLGYSEAELIGKKSNEFSYEEDKPLFDSFRDAALGGAKESVIYEKRFFSKDKNIVWVEISNTLVKDRNGNPSYFVVHLNNITDRKNAEFHLLNAKKDAERANEAKSEFVANMSHEIRTPLNGVIGFNELLLTTNLDPDQKEYVRNAISSAHGLLGIINDVLDISKIEAGKLVLNEATSNLKQIISDSLGVLKWKAIEKGIYLRLEADSNVPEIIYIDATRLRQILINLLGNAVKFTEEGGVVLKVIATPASDQKTKLEFSITDTGIGIPEEHKSHLFQSFWQGESNSKRRYGGTGLGLRITKSLLDLMGGQIEVHSESGVGTEFRFVIECNSADQSTSQLSQDSNDYQKELVNHFDQSTLSHISPNILLVEDNEMNRNLLKRMIQKYIPNSKIKEAVDGLEAVRFFHESTPDLVFMDVQMPNMDGLEAATEIRKQPRGISVPIIALTAGALYEERKKCFEVGMDQFLTKPIDILALNQILFHYLNH, from the coding sequence ATGGAAAACCTGATTCCTAGTGAAGTTTACTCTTCTCTCATCCTGCAATACCTCTACGATGCGGTCATTGTTACGGATTTGGAATTTCGGATCACCAGTTGGAATTTGGCTGCGGAAAGAATTTACGGATTTACTGCCGAGGAAGTTATCGGTAAATCCACTCTCCAAATTTTAAAAACAGAACAAAATGACACTACAAGAGAGAGTCGTATTTCCGAATTACAAACAAAAGGAATATGGCAGGGCGAAATATTCCAATACGATAAAGGATCTAAAAAACTAAAAATCCGATCTGCTGCGAGTTTTCTCAAAGATAAATCTGGCCAAACCATTGGTGTGATCGCCATCAACCGAGACATTACCGACGAAAACAAAACGCAAGAAGAACTAGAAGATAGTGAAGAACGTTTTAAAATGAGTTTTGATAATGCCGGGATCGGAGTTTGTTTTTTAGATTTAAATGGAAAATTCATTAAGGTAAATAAAAAACTAGAATCCATGTTAGGTTATAGTGAGGCCGAACTCATTGGTAAAAAATCTAATGAGTTTTCCTATGAAGAAGACAAACCGCTATTTGATTCTTTTCGTGATGCTGCTTTAGGTGGTGCCAAAGAAAGTGTTATTTATGAAAAAAGATTTTTTTCAAAAGATAAAAATATCGTTTGGGTAGAAATTTCAAATACCCTTGTGAAAGATCGTAATGGGAATCCATCTTATTTTGTGGTTCATTTAAACAATATCACTGATAGGAAAAATGCAGAGTTTCATTTACTCAATGCTAAAAAAGATGCAGAGAGAGCCAACGAAGCAAAATCAGAATTTGTCGCCAATATGAGTCATGAAATCAGAACTCCTCTCAATGGAGTCATTGGTTTTAACGAATTATTACTCACTACAAACTTAGATCCTGATCAAAAGGAATATGTTAGAAACGCAATTAGTAGTGCTCACGGCCTTCTCGGTATCATCAATGATGTATTAGATATTTCCAAAATTGAGGCCGGAAAACTCGTGCTCAACGAAGCCACATCTAATTTAAAACAAATCATCAGTGATTCCTTAGGTGTTTTAAAATGGAAGGCTATCGAAAAAGGAATCTACTTGCGACTCGAAGCAGATTCAAATGTTCCTGAAATTATTTATATAGATGCGACAAGACTCCGACAAATTTTAATCAACTTACTAGGAAATGCAGTAAAATTCACAGAAGAAGGTGGAGTCGTACTTAAGGTAATCGCAACACCTGCTTCCGATCAAAAAACAAAATTAGAATTTAGCATTACCGATACGGGAATTGGAATCCCGGAGGAACATAAATCACATCTTTTCCAATCGTTTTGGCAAGGGGAGTCCAATTCCAAACGTCGTTATGGTGGGACTGGACTTGGTCTTAGGATCACAAAATCTTTGTTAGATTTGATGGGAGGTCAAATTGAAGTTCATTCTGAATCTGGGGTTGGAACCGAATTCCGATTTGTCATTGAATGTAATTCTGCCGATCAATCAACAAGCCAACTTTCCCAAGATTCAAACGATTACCAAAAGGAATTGGTAAACCATTTTGACCAATCGACTTTAAGTCACATTTCACCAAATATTTTGTTAGTGGAAGACAATGAAATGAATCGCAACCTCCTAAAGAGGATGATTCAAAAATACATACCAAACTCTAAGATCAAAGAAGCCGTGGATGGATTGGAAGCGGTTCGTTTTTTTCATGAATCCACTCCCGATTTAGTATTTATGGATGTTCAGATGCCCAATATGGATGGGTTGGAAGCGGCCACTGAAATTCGGAAACAACCTAGAGGGATTTCAGTTCCCATCATTGCCCTTACCGCAGGTGCTTTATATGAGGAACGTAAAAAATGTTTTGAAGTAGGGATGGATCAGTTTTTGACCAAACCGATCGATATTTTAGCTCTCAATCAAATTCTATTTCATTATTTGAACCATTAA
- a CDS encoding YnfA family protein: MFKFLNSDFFSVYINPTLVFFLAGLCEIGGGYLIWLWIRENKSIFIGILGFIILGFYGVVATYQPTNFARTYATYGGIFIVMSLAWAWKFDQFVPNRFDIIGASIALIGVMIIFFAPR; the protein is encoded by the coding sequence ATGTTTAAATTCCTAAATTCCGATTTTTTTTCCGTATACATAAACCCTACCCTAGTCTTCTTTTTGGCTGGACTTTGCGAAATTGGAGGTGGTTATCTCATTTGGCTTTGGATTCGCGAAAACAAATCAATATTTATTGGAATTCTCGGATTCATAATTTTAGGTTTTTACGGTGTAGTCGCAACATACCAACCAACAAATTTTGCTCGAACTTATGCAACATATGGTGGGATCTTTATCGTGATGTCGTTAGCGTGGGCATGGAAATTTGACCAGTTCGTTCCCAATCGCTTCGACATTATCGGAGCAAGCATTGCCTTGATCGGTGTAATGATTATATTCTTCGCACCACGATAA